The Nodosilinea sp. PGN35 genome has a window encoding:
- a CDS encoding YeiH family protein — protein MKLSSKSEPGVSPLGLVTADWKTQCLEIGPGLLLTTLIAGAALGLDRLTDLHTLNPLLIAVLLGIGWRQWGAVPAAYRPGIKFAMKRVLRLAVILLGLRLSLAEVVAVGPWGLGLVAVGTVSTFYLTCWLGQRLGVNPRLAQLIAAGTSICGASAVVATNAVVEGSEEDVTYAIATITGFGTLAMLTYPLVGTLLQLSPQAFGIWCGASVHEVAQVIATAFQNGDLSGEIATITKLSRVLLVVPIIVGLGWQTNRLSQPGQPPRPVAIPWFVLFFCVLVVVNSLGLVAPAIKVKIIDGNQLLLCLSLAAMGLETNLANLNQLGLKPIYLAGLSWLFLAFFSLLMAGNVT, from the coding sequence ATGAAACTATCGTCTAAGTCTGAGCCTGGGGTGTCTCCCCTGGGCCTGGTTACTGCGGATTGGAAAACTCAATGTCTGGAGATTGGGCCAGGTCTGCTACTGACCACCCTGATCGCTGGAGCGGCCCTGGGATTAGATCGACTGACTGATCTGCACACCCTCAATCCACTGCTGATTGCCGTGCTCTTGGGCATCGGCTGGCGACAGTGGGGAGCGGTACCTGCGGCCTACCGCCCCGGCATCAAATTTGCGATGAAGCGGGTGCTGCGCCTGGCGGTAATTTTGCTCGGTTTGCGGCTAAGTTTGGCAGAGGTGGTGGCGGTGGGGCCATGGGGGCTGGGTCTGGTAGCGGTGGGCACGGTCAGCACCTTTTACCTGACCTGCTGGTTGGGCCAGCGGCTGGGCGTTAACCCCCGCCTGGCCCAACTAATTGCGGCGGGCACCTCAATCTGTGGAGCTTCAGCAGTGGTGGCGACCAATGCCGTAGTGGAGGGTTCTGAGGAAGATGTGACCTATGCGATCGCCACCATTACCGGCTTTGGCACCCTGGCCATGCTGACCTATCCACTGGTGGGTACGCTGCTACAGCTTAGCCCCCAGGCCTTTGGCATCTGGTGCGGAGCCTCGGTGCACGAAGTCGCCCAGGTAATTGCCACCGCCTTTCAAAACGGCGATCTCAGTGGTGAGATCGCCACTATTACTAAACTATCGCGGGTGCTGCTAGTAGTGCCCATTATTGTCGGTTTGGGCTGGCAAACCAATCGCCTTAGCCAACCAGGACAGCCCCCTCGTCCCGTTGCCATTCCCTGGTTTGTTTTATTCTTTTGTGTTTTGGTAGTGGTCAACAGCTTGGGCTTAGTTGCGCCAGCCATCAAGGTCAAAATTATTGACGGCAATCAATTGCTGTTATGTCTATCTTTGGCCGCCATGGGACTGGAAACCAACCTTGCCAACCTGAACCAGCTAGGCCTAAAACCAATTTATTTGGCCGGACTGTCGTGGTTATTCTTAGCTTTTTTCAGCCTGCTAATGGCGGGAAATGTGACTTAG
- a CDS encoding sulfite exporter TauE/SafE family protein, translating into MDISTWLISLGVVAIAGFTRGFSGFGAGLILAPALSLLFKPQQVVATVVLLEITAGAGLIPEAFQTARWKEVLPLALSAIALVPVGAHFLALLEPALVRRIIGGLILGFVLLLLGKSRYTRPRRVLTYGVGALSGFLTGLAGIGGPPIVLYQMSGTNPAVANRANFIVFFALTQLVALAAYWASGMMSAAVGLLFLRFVPAFAGGLLLGRLCFKRVDEVLFRRFVIGLLLTVAVLALVA; encoded by the coding sequence CACATGGCTCATCAGTCTGGGTGTGGTGGCGATCGCAGGCTTTACCCGAGGCTTCTCTGGGTTTGGAGCCGGGCTCATCTTGGCCCCTGCCCTCAGCCTGCTGTTCAAACCACAGCAGGTAGTGGCCACCGTTGTTCTGCTCGAAATTACAGCTGGAGCAGGTCTAATTCCTGAAGCCTTTCAAACAGCCAGGTGGAAAGAAGTTTTGCCGCTGGCGCTGAGCGCGATCGCCCTGGTGCCCGTGGGGGCGCACTTTCTAGCCTTGCTAGAACCCGCCCTAGTGCGGCGCATTATTGGCGGTCTGATTTTGGGCTTTGTACTGTTGCTGCTTGGCAAAAGTCGCTATACCCGACCTCGTAGGGTGTTGACCTATGGTGTTGGTGCCCTGAGTGGTTTCTTGACCGGTCTAGCAGGAATTGGCGGCCCACCAATTGTGCTCTACCAAATGTCTGGGACTAACCCCGCCGTCGCCAACCGGGCCAACTTCATCGTATTTTTTGCCTTAACTCAGCTTGTGGCCCTGGCAGCTTACTGGGCCAGTGGCATGATGTCGGCAGCGGTAGGCCTGCTGTTCCTTCGCTTTGTACCCGCCTTTGCCGGGGGGCTCTTGCTGGGGCGGCTGTGCTTTAAGCGGGTTGACGAAGTACTTTTTCGCCGCTTTGTCATAGGTCTTTTGCTCACGGTGGCGGTACTGGCGCTGGTGGCCTGA